Proteins encoded within one genomic window of Neodiprion fabricii isolate iyNeoFabr1 chromosome 6, iyNeoFabr1.1, whole genome shotgun sequence:
- the LOC124185464 gene encoding zinc finger protein 347-like encodes METNIGTEFKLKNGSTTELSSNCQEYVDEYPSPYIKAELPFISEELARSATFSRCTQAGRVKECIRIQDQKSATLGTKDDFVDTETSSENNFGSRNVRSGSIFSWDSLMKSWQDSSTQCDRDIILKENPIVDDNYKYTARSDQEQSSTSTENIISGQSNDFVQNDKEEEDRAQCELCKKWVRKSYLIRHTRGHYAKRTHKCPQPNCNKSFIQRSKLLAHTQVHNGTRPYQCNICQKKFSQSSHLTVHISVHTGEKPYECNICNRKFTQKSALTVHSLIHTGQKSYECSICQKFFRQKSHLTVHMKFHAGIKPYACSICSKSFTRKSSLNRHELTHSKMKPHKCRICKKTFIQKSNLSRHVQTHMEQGVTNEFVECILPDIKTDQLYRA; translated from the exons ATGGAAACAAACATCGGTACAGAATTCAAACTAAAAAATGGCTCAACTACAGAGCTCTCTTCAAACTGTCAAGAGTACGTTGATGAATATCCATCGCCATATATCAAAGCAGAGTTGCCTTTCATCAGCGAAGAACTTGCTCGCTCTGCAACATTCTCCCGTTGCACACAAGCTGGACGTGTTAAAGAATGTATTCGCATACAAGATCAAAAATCC GCTACTCTTGGTACGAAGGATGATTTTGTAGATACCGAAACATCGTCAGAGAACAATTTTGGCTCGAGAAATGTAAGATCGGGGAGCATTTTTTCATGGGATTCTCTAATGAAATCGTGGCAAGATTCTTCTACTCAGTGCGACAGGGATATCATTCTCAAAGAGAATCCAATTGTAGatgataattacaaatataCGGCTCGTTCTGATCAAGAACAGTCAAGTACTTCTACAGAAAACATCATTTCTGGGCAATCGAATGATTTTGTACAAAACGACAAGGAAGAAGAGGATAGGGCTCAATGCGAACTGTGTAAAAAGTGGGTCAGAAAAAGTTATCTAATACGTCATACGAGAGGCCACTACGCCAAGAGAACGCATAAATGTCCCCAACCAAATTGCAATAAGTCTTTTATACAAAGATCAAAACTCCTAGCTCATACTCAAGTCCACAATGGCACCAGACCCTATCAATGCaatatttgtcagaaaaaattctctcagaGTTCTCACTTAACTGTTCACATAAGCGTTCACACCGGTGAAAAACCTTATGAATGTAACATTTGCAATAGAAAGTTCACTCAGAAATCGGCACTGACTGTACACTCGTTGATCCATACTGGTCAAAAATCATACGAGTGTAGTAtttgtcagaaattttttagGCAAAAATCACACTTGACCGTACACATGAAATTTCATGCTGGTATAAAGCCGTATGCCTGCTCTATTTGTAGTAAATCATTCACTCGTAAATCAAGCTTGAATCGACACGAATTAACCCATAGTAAAATGAAGCCTCACAAGTGTCGTATctgtaaaaaaacatttattcaaaaatcaaatctaAGTCGACATGTACAAACCCATATGGAGCAGGGGGTGACAAATGAATTTGTCGAATGCATATTGCCAGACATCAAAACTGATCAATTATACCGTGCGTAA